The sequence AAGACAGACACCTATCCGCGCCTGATCTGGAGAACCGCGAGATGGTAACTCACGACGAGGAGTCACTGATACGATCCATTCGTTCCGCTTTCTTGTCCGATGAGCCGGTCAGGATTAGCAACCTCGAAGTGGGTGACTTGAGGGTAGACCGACTGAGCGTGTCGCAGATAGATGCGGGCAAGATCATCGCATCCGAAGTGGATGCGCTGGTGATCACAGCGTCCGAACTGAAGAGCGTAGGCGCCGGCCTCGGTGATAGCCTATCGCCGTCGATCGTCAAGGAACTGATCGCGATCAGGAGCCACCTGGAAACCGTGGCGGCAGCTAATCGAGTTCAATCGGAGACGAAGCCAGCAGACATTCCCACCAGCCGGGACTCGCAGAGTCGCGGCGACAGCGGCGAGCGTCGTCGGGGCAGCACCGGTGATGCCGGCGGACCGGTGTCCAGCGAAGACGAAAAGGTTGTTACCAGAGAGGTAGTCGAACCGAGGGACAATAAGTCATCTATCACACATACACTAACGGTCGCGCAAGTAGAGATCAGGGAGATGCCGGTCACATATCATCACACGTTGCCTGTCTCTCACGCGGGACCGAGCGACAGCGACACCCATTGTCCCACACAATCACCCCAAGACGTAGCGAGCATCGACGATAAGCGGTTACGAATTTCTGATTCAGAAACCCCCCTTTCTTTGAGCCCGGGCACAGCTAAGGAACCCACAACGGAATACCGCGCGTCACCCCTATCGTCCGCAGGCACCCCAGCTGAGGAGACAGCCGAGCCTTCGCCGCCGTCGGAGCGGAGCCAAGACGATCGCTTGGACACCGACCGACTCGACGACGCGTCCGATTCGGTGCCAACCGCGGAATTCTCGAGGCTGGCACCCAAGGATAACGACAGCTCCCCCGAGCCTGAACCGCGGCGAAAGTCGCGCGGGGCCAGATCTAGGTCACCGTCCCCTATTAGCGTCTCGCGGACACGGCAAACGGCGTCCCCCGTGCGGTCAATGCCGCCCGCGATCTCCGTCACGCCGGACACACCAGACACCGTGCCCAGCCACGGTAACGCCAACGAAACGCAACCCCAACGCGCCGTCATTTCCTATTCCTCGTACAGAGAGCCACCTGAGAGGGACAGCCAGAGAGACCTGTCACAATATCCTTCCTCAACCTCGTTCCCTCTAGGTGGTACTCATTTAATCGCGTTTCCGGCGTCCGAGGTCCCGGCTCATTTCCTTTCCCTAGCGAACCAACATGTCAACCCCGATCCCAGTATCGTTGACGTCACCAGACAGCTGATGAGAGTGCTTCGGCTGACTGCACTGAAGGCGGCTAGGCAACTCATCGAATACACGTCCTCCATGGCAGGCGTGGACGAAGCTAGGGAGAAAATCCGCGAAGTCGAGCGCACCCTGTGCGCCGTGCTGCTCCTGATCGCAGGTCTGCTAATATTCTACTTAGGCAGCACGCGGACCGTTGTTCACCACCATCACTGGGATTATTTCAGCCCGCCCAAATAACGCTTGACGGGAACACCGAAGGGACTGTGGGAACGGCATGAGGCAATCCATGCACGGTGCTCGGCAACTGATGGAGGAGAATTTAGATGAAATCTGATAGAGAACGaagtaatttttttcttttttaggaAGAATTAATCCCGAACAAAGAGAAGTTTGTAAAACGTGATTTTTTAGAAAAGGAGTTTTCagggaaaaagaaatttgtagGTGTGTGGTTATCAGCAAAAGGTAGTCAACGATTTTTGAAGGTACTTACAGAGGAAAGGTTTGTCTCGTTGTGCTGGAGAATAAAATAGAAGGAACGAGAAATCATGGGTTCTGTAAAGTATAACTGAGATGTTTAGTTTGAGACTACACAGGTAGCATTATAGACTGTCATCCCTTAGATTTCCTCTTATCTGCTGCCAAACACTCTGTATAAAATCGTACAGATCTGTATTATAAGGCGACTATAGTTAATCGTGACAAAACTGTAAAATAGACAGTTGTTCGTATGAAAAACTAGTACgcggattttatttttattatttcttaatctTCGACGTTCTTCTCGATACAGACTTGTACAatatgtttaatcattttttccctTGTAATACAGATTTGACGGGGTTTCACATGTCGAGGAACGTCCCGCGAAATTGTACACCGAAAATGTTCCTTTGTTGAAATGAATCGATGACGAATAAGATCCATACCGGGATTAATACCGCTGTACATGTTTGCTGACGTTAACAGTATACTGGGCATGAACAGCTCCATgttctatatttattcaaattccttattcttataaaacgattttatatatttacgatTCAACATTTAGGGAAAAGTGTAATAAAACTAAAACCACGGCTAAAGTCAAGAACGTAAacacttgaaatttttaaagatcCTTGACGAAAGTAAGTTTGATAATCATATTTGTTGTTTACTTAACGGAAATAATCGATTGCTGGACATCGCATCTACAGGGAAGTATAAATcatgcaaataattaataataaacgtaacaaaaatgaattttatgatCTGGAAATTCTTAATGCCACATTTGATGATGTATGACTGGTACCAGCGAGAATATGATAACTGCGAATAATTTGTTACGAGAATACTTGTATTTAATGATTAAGAgtcaaatatgtataaaaacagtatatattaattacaagtaTCGATTACCGAAATCAAAGCTGCTTCGAttatctcttttattttcttttcttttttgtattaATACGTATCTTCTGATACAACACTTGTTTTTAGCATTATAATAAAACGGTCAATAATTGTcagaaaattaaacaatacaacACATTCTGCATCACTTGACCACTCGAATAGACATGGGTGTATACtattaatcataaaaattaaaaaacataaacagaaaatcatatttttttgaaatcttataaatattacagattacaattcactttgaaagaaattttcaatattgcaATTGCACAACAGTATCTTTCGAAAAGAGAGtacaagaataaaaaaatattatattcacataAAAAGATCTTCCTCATACACTTTTAAGTCTCTCCTATCTTTGTGCGCACTCTTTTGCGAGTAATTGGCTGCGATAGGTGACCACATTGAGCTGGATGTAACATCATTCATAGGTTCTATTATAGGTTGTCTTCGTGCTAAAGATACTTTTAACTGAATAGAGGATACCATACTACCATCCATTTCACTAATTGCCCTCTCTGCTGCTTctgatttttcaaatgtaacaaATCCTCTACTACAAAgtaaatttacatattattacaaCTCTGTACTACCTTATCAAATACTTAACCTATAAACTACTTATACATACTTTTTCTCTGCttccattgaaatattgattatatttccaaatgtttgaaaatgtttcttcaAAAAATCCTCTGATATTTTATAGCCGCAAACAAATATTGTGTTCCCAGCGCGTGGTTTTGTTTCTTGTTTCAATGGTGATTGTGCATCACCACTTGTACGATCCTCTGTATCCTGTGCACTCACAAAACTATCATACAAATCTTTAACTCTTGGTCGTACAGCTTCTGTTTCCTCTTCTTCCATTTGAGTTGCTGAGAATGGTTGATAGGAACTAACTGTCTTTTCTGtactatttaattttctgactAAACCACGTGGTCTTTTAAATGATTGCTCTGGTCTTTTAGGAGTCTTTGGAGCTGTGATTACTCCAGACTTTATTAACTTTTTAGCAACTTCCCTGGCATCTCTTGCTTCCGTTGGTCGTTTTGGGGCTTGTGGTACACGTTCAATTTCTTGTTTTGGTGCTTTCAAATCTTGCAATGcttttttctttagaaataaaaaaaatagaaactaatGAAAATCATTGTCAAAGTGATTAATACAAAAAGGTAACCTATAACTTTGACAATTCATGGAACACTACACcagaacaattattttaaaggaCAAATGAAAAGATcgctttttctttaattatcattcacataaatagaaacaattagtttcttctttttaatactattatatgttTACAATATAAACATAACCTATTCTGTACCTTTCTTTTAAGTTTATTGTACTTTGCTTGTAACATTAACTCCTCCTCCGTTAAATTTGACGGAAAGTGTAAGTATACCATATTTTGCATGTAATGTAATCAAATATAAACTTCTTTCTCCCTACACAATTTTTCTGCGGAAACATTCGATGTTTCTGTTTACGTATTCGTTTACGTAAAACCTAGTCCCCTTGGACACTTGTTTTTATGTACACCATAGACTTACGATCTGCACAGACATTGCACACATTGTAATTTTCTGCCTAATGTTCTGAAGTACCGACACTGTTAAAAATCATAAACTTAAGTCACAAATTTAAGATACGTATCTACATATCTTAAGCTGTGTGTTCAGTCTATCCTGTTTCTCGTCGGTTAAATCTATACCTAACTATAACGGCAAGGTAGAGAGTGACATTGCAAGAATAAAACGATTTTGCACCAAATTTTGTATCTTAACTTTAAAATCTCCTAAAATCCTTCTCGTaaacattatttctatttaaaaggGATCTGTATGCAAAATTTCAGCTCAATTGTCAAGTTTTCGAAACTGCagccatatttttttatttattatatattttgtaacattttttcggtattatatttcacaaaataatACCAATCCTccggtaattaatttttaaaacaaccTAAAGAACATCCAgacaaattgtttaaatatgtttaaatgttctaaattttacaaaaatacatatataatttatcttgaAGAATCTGTAAAGTAACTTTCCCGTCGTAACATTAGCATAGCTCTTGTAATTGCACAAACAATTGTTAAAATTGAaagttcatttttttaattaaaaagcaaTGAATTTTGCATTTGTATGGAACGcataaaaattgacaaaaatcttCTATTAGCTATTTAAATATGTGTAAGACAGCGCAGCAAGAATAATTcacgatttttaaaaaatatagaataatatagaaaattatgaCAATGCACAGACGTAACACGTTAACGGACACTACACACACAATCGCCGATAATGACACATGTACCAGAAAAACAGATAATACGGCATGCGAAGGAAATTTCTTATTAGTTGTTACGTACATGTCGTGCGAGACGTACATACTACTGGTGcttgaaatttacaaattttagtaAGTTATAATATCGTTTATAATGTGACACTGAACATTTCATTTTggaatataaacatttcattctaaacatgaaaaatttacaaagttaccaaactaccaaaatcaagtatattattaaaatcctTCGACAGGATGTGTAACAAAACTTAACTATCTTTAATAATCACTATACAACGTGTGAAGAATTATtacgttcaaatattttatatagttttgaccaATGTTTATTCTTCTGAAATAATTCAATCTTCACAGTCAACAAGATACTTTTTGCTCGTTCCTAGAAAATGCTCTTCGCATtgtatataaacaatttaacaTTTGCAGTTTTTAAAATGACACACTGCTACACTTATCTGTTATGCGTGTATTGATCGTATtactttaatcaattaaattccTAATCATTATTTGTTTACTATATTCCCAAGAATTTGCTAGCATATCAACACTGCATGATGTAGTAAATATTTGTACAgtccaaataaaactaaacgcGAAATGAAGGTATTCAatgatttgtttatatttccaTCGGTAGATTATGAATGTAAAGTATACataacatatatacatatacgtaataTCTATCAGACATTATTGtcacatatttcaaataacATATAACCAAAGcatctgaaaataattttaagatttcctacaatattgaaattatgaataatgaaaCTAAGATAATCATTTAATAGGCATGTTTAACTTAAACATTTTGACCTTCTTTGTAAGTctgtatttttagaaaatttaatatgtacCTTCCTTTTAAAAAAACGATATACTTTCATTGTTACCACGTAAATATAATATGTTTCAATATTACAATTCTGTAATTCACCTTGTAAGTACTGTTTAGTATCTTCTGTCTAATCGTTAGATACCAGAGTTTATGTAACCACGTAGAATGCAGAAGCTTGTAATGAATCCGAGATATCTGTTTTTTTTCGCGGTTTCAATAACcctatttacatatatttgtaCATCAATTCACGCGTTGATATTATATCGTTTTCCTGTAACGATATACCGATctcttattaaacatttcacgaTTACACTTGCATGATTCATTGATACTCCATTTATTCCTCTTCAATCAAATTCTGAATTATCAGTTTTTCTCTGTTATATATGATTGATATCGTGTATTATAGATAATTACAGATACATAAAAGTCAGCAACAGATAACGCCGATGACTTGTATAATCggtacaaataaaactataaacacaaAGTGTGAAAATAAATTGCGTTTTTCAAAGTTCGTTACTTTTGAACGGAAGTCATCAACCATATACTTTAATGTTTCTCGTATGCACTacgaattttatgcatttataaatgAACATTGTTTAAGCAGATTGTTGGTCTCCTTTATTTACGATCTTATAGAGCTTTAAGGGACAAAgattaatttctctttaattttcgcatctataaatcaaactgtaatATACAGAATTCAAACAAACATCCACAgtgtatttcttaaaaatagaaTGGTGATTACTAAACTGCGACTATTTTTATTCTTGCCGTGTGGAGTGTCTGGAGAAACCGAGTTCTCGATCGAACGTAGGTACTCACGCGCCGCTCAACTCGTTTCAGGCCATTCTAATCGCCGTCTGAATTCGTACGTATTCGTTAATATCGGCCATTGACTTATTATCaaacaaacatatttttcacTTGTTTTCGCGGAACTCATCACCCGTATTTCACGAGATAACTGGTCGATTTTTAGATACTGTCATTACTCACGTGCCTATATTAATCTACGATGAACAGTTCAGATGATAAACAAAATGCGACGCAATTCTGCTTATTCAGCGTTTATCTTTTTGTTTTTAGTTGAGATTTTCACTTATCACGTTTATCTTTTTGTTTTTAGTTGAgattttttcaaatatgtttcggaaaaatataaaaaaggccAATTTATAACGAATAATACTTACTACATAGCAATACGTCATCAATGATGTAATGTTGTTTAAACGGTTATAATTTTTGCACGTTTGCAAATTACGCGGAATCATTTTCGGTATACATTCTTAACAATATCTGTGTTGAAAAAgtatgaaaagaatttttagtCTTACTCTACTGTAAGCATATTTcggaattaaatttttattactataaattGTATAGGATATAAAGGattataaatttcttcttcattttaacaattatttaggaaacaaattattaattacttgattTTAACTTCCATCTTGTAGTTATTCGAAGCTTTCGGGAGTGAGTCGTGCCGAATAGAAAagttttctcaatattttaatctaattGTAATTGGTTTCGTCAAAGGGTCAAAAAACAGACtgatatcatttaattttatttactgttaCAGTGGTGTTCAGTATCAGCATGTTTTTCGGCTCTCTGATGAGGTCAGCTGCAATATTGGTATAACATTGGGCTAATGATTTTGAACTTGAATAACTACATGTATTCAGATGATAAGTTGAATCTATTAACTCTTCTCTTGTTTCAGATAGTTGACCCACCATGGTGGGCTACCTCCAAATATTGGCCGCCATTGTGGCAGGACTGATCgcaatttattactattttcattcgaaaaataatttctggAAAAAATACGGTATACCCGGACCACAACCACAGCTTTTTTTCGGCAATTTCAAATCATCTATAACTAGACAGAAGTCTACATCTGACGCTATTCAGGAACTGTATGAAAAAAACAAACACCAGCCAATTATCGGTGCATACATAGGCACTCAACCACTTGTGATAGTTCACGATCTTGATTTGGTCAAGGACGTTCTTATTAGTGATTTCTCCCATTTTGCGAGTCGAGGAATACCCATGTACCCTAAGGTATtgatgaaaatatgaattagtaaattagtaaattagtaaattagtaaattagtaaattagtaagTTCGTAAGTTCGTAAGATCGTAAGTTCGTCAATTCGTCAATTCGTCAATTCGTAATTATCACATTCAAGTCATACATGTGTAtggttaaaaatttataaatattatttattatataaatttatatatataaataaatttattatataataaaatttatttttactaacTGCGTCGAAACAAATTCACAGGTAGAAGATCTCTCGGAACATCTCTTTAATCTAGAACCCGAAACATGGCGACCACTAAGAGCGAAACTCTCGCCGGTGTTCACGTCTGGCAAGCTCAAAGAGATGTTCCCTCTTTTGTTGCAATGCGGTGAACATTTGgaacaatatttaaagaaaatagtgaaaaaagATGAAACCATGGAGTGCCGTGAGATAGCGGCGAAATACACCACCGATGTAATCGGCAGCTGTGCCTTTGGAATCGACATGAACGCCCTTTCGGAGGGGGACAGCGAATTCCGCCGCATGGGTAGAAAGATTTTCGCCCCGTCAACGCAACAGATGGTGCGAGATATTTCCAGGCAATTTTTACCGACCTTCTACCAA comes from Nomia melanderi isolate GNS246 chromosome 7, iyNomMela1, whole genome shotgun sequence and encodes:
- the Nelf-E gene encoding negative elongation factor E, whose translation is MQNMVYLHFPSNLTEEELMLQAKYNKLKRKKKALQDLKAPKQEIERVPQAPKRPTEARDAREVAKKLIKSGVITAPKTPKRPEQSFKRPRGLVRKLNSTEKTVSSYQPFSATQMEEEETEAVRPRVKDLYDSFVSAQDTEDRTSGDAQSPLKQETKPRAGNTIFVCGYKISEDFLKKHFQTFGNIINISMEAEKNRGFVTFEKSEAAERAISEMDGSMVSSIQLKVSLARRQPIIEPMNDVTSSSMWSPIAANYSQKSAHKDRRDLKVYEEDLFM